A stretch of the Chitinivibrionales bacterium genome encodes the following:
- a CDS encoding PEGA domain-containing protein has protein sequence MRGKIIPFLNLRTLTFNSSSPERISMKSLALIFCGILLLGCAGSGGKIDFSKYDTNNVMSDFERERATANIFITTQPPGAKIFMDDKYVGEANQEVVNVLPGKRVITLIKGDYYYQDTLYFQPGSNGPREITLKKK, from the coding sequence ATGAGAGGAAAAATAATCCCCTTTCTTAACCTTCGAACTTTAACTTTCAACTCATCTTCACCAGAAAGGATTTCCATGAAAAGTCTGGCTTTAATTTTCTGCGGGATACTGCTTTTAGGCTGTGCCGGGAGCGGTGGTAAAATCGATTTTTCGAAGTATGATACGAATAATGTGATGTCGGATTTTGAGCGGGAACGGGCAACGGCAAATATTTTTATCACCACTCAGCCTCCGGGTGCGAAAATATTCATGGATGACAAATATGTTGGTGAAGCCAATCAGGAAGTGGTTAATGTTTTGCCGGGCAAACGGGTTATAACGCTTATCAAAGGCGACTACTACTATCAGGATACGCTCTATTTCCAGCCGGGAAGCAATGGGCCGCGGGAGATCACGCTAAAAAAGAAATAA
- a CDS encoding TIM barrel protein, whose product MSFKYSVILGNLGNTCDRFLSSGYKEQLDKATMLKQAASIDRVTGIELVGTWDIDESNVKEMKSMLGDNNLQCASIIPDQFSQKRWGKGSFSAPDKSIREAIVKEIKTTVDIAVEMNCDLLNIWPGQDGYDYPLCADYLEERQWFIDGVVECAKYAKEKGVKLALEYKIKEPRTHSYLARVADTIFVVNTINMDNVGICIDTGHAFMAYENVGESIALCKMAGDKLFHMHFNDNYSSWDDDMIVGSIRLVEYLEILYWLKKTCYQGWTSMDQYPYREDGYGAIRSSVLFVQRMEAILEKVGTPAVESLIKERDPIATSEFIRDNLLAAPR is encoded by the coding sequence ATGTCATTTAAATATTCGGTGATTTTAGGCAATTTGGGCAACACCTGCGACCGTTTCCTATCATCGGGTTACAAAGAACAGCTTGATAAGGCCACAATGCTCAAGCAGGCTGCAAGTATCGACCGGGTTACCGGAATCGAGCTTGTGGGCACCTGGGATATCGATGAATCCAATGTTAAAGAGATGAAAAGCATGCTCGGTGACAACAATCTTCAGTGTGCATCAATAATCCCCGACCAATTCAGTCAGAAGCGCTGGGGTAAGGGGTCGTTCAGCGCTCCCGATAAATCTATTCGCGAGGCGATCGTAAAAGAGATAAAAACGACTGTCGATATAGCGGTTGAAATGAACTGCGACCTGCTCAATATCTGGCCGGGTCAGGACGGCTACGACTATCCTTTATGCGCCGATTACCTCGAAGAGCGCCAATGGTTTATCGATGGAGTTGTCGAGTGCGCAAAATATGCAAAAGAGAAAGGCGTGAAACTTGCGCTGGAGTATAAAATAAAGGAACCGCGAACCCATTCCTATCTTGCCCGGGTTGCCGATACGATTTTTGTGGTCAACACGATCAACATGGATAACGTAGGTATCTGTATCGATACCGGTCATGCGTTCATGGCCTACGAAAATGTCGGCGAATCGATCGCTTTGTGTAAGATGGCCGGTGATAAACTATTCCACATGCATTTCAACGATAATTACAGTTCCTGGGATGACGACATGATTGTAGGCTCCATCCGACTTGTTGAATATCTCGAAATTCTCTACTGGCTTAAAAAGACCTGTTATCAGGGATGGACCTCCATGGATCAGTATCCCTATCGTGAGGATGGTTACGGTGCTATCCGGAGCAGTGTGCTCTTTGTTCAACGGATGGAAGCCATATTAGAAAAGGTCGGAACACCGGCGGTAGAATCACTGATTAAGGAGCGGGATCCAATCGCCACCAGTGAATTTATTCGAGATAATCTGCTTGCAGCACCCCGATAA
- a CDS encoding helix-turn-helix domain-containing protein codes for MQIPPPSFIAEIIPVKYGIAVCAPEWEVDEKQGRATHRLYYVYRGDVTYVDSESHIRLNKDTLYIFPTNVPYTITHNPHDPLCCLWIVFDSRPDFFNKTIEYQINHGSLEYFIIKSIEQFVKDQRTGSRFTALQLQQLFFFISERVEFSFILDRRIMDTLTYVNRNLDKEISVYDMARARNLDASYFSRLFKKVIGYSPQHYILDTKINRATDLLIQGYSVKESAFKVGFTDQKEFSRIFKKYKGIPPSQFKKFQQDLP; via the coding sequence ATGCAAATTCCTCCACCATCCTTTATTGCAGAGATAATCCCTGTAAAATACGGAATAGCTGTCTGTGCGCCTGAATGGGAAGTTGACGAAAAACAGGGAAGAGCGACCCACCGGCTGTATTATGTCTATAGGGGAGACGTTACCTATGTCGATAGTGAGAGCCATATCCGGTTGAACAAAGATACCCTCTATATTTTTCCCACCAATGTGCCCTATACAATCACTCATAATCCACACGATCCTTTGTGTTGTTTGTGGATAGTATTCGACTCCCGCCCTGATTTTTTCAATAAAACAATCGAATATCAGATCAACCATGGATCGCTCGAATATTTTATCATCAAATCGATTGAACAATTTGTTAAAGATCAGCGGACTGGAAGTCGTTTTACGGCATTACAACTTCAGCAGCTATTTTTCTTTATCAGCGAAAGAGTCGAATTCTCCTTTATTCTCGACCGTCGTATAATGGACACCCTCACCTATGTAAACAGAAATCTCGACAAGGAAATCTCGGTCTATGATATGGCCAGGGCCAGAAACCTCGATGCGTCCTATTTCTCCCGTCTTTTTAAAAAGGTTATCGGCTATTCTCCGCAACACTACATTCTGGATACGAAAATCAATCGGGCTACCGATCTATTAATTCAGGGGTATTCGGTGAAAGAGAGTGCCTTTAAAGTCGGATTCACCGATCAAAAGGAATTTTCGAGGATTTTCAAGAAATACAAAGGCATCCCGCCGTCGCAGTTCAAGAAATTCCAGCAAGACCTGCCTTAA
- a CDS encoding type II toxin-antitoxin system mRNA interferase toxin, RelE/StbE family: MKRPLIRSTAFIRAAKKMLRKKPLLVSDIKEALEKLEQDAYHPYLKTHKLTGNLAGSWACSAGYDLRIVFSFVKEKDKEAILLETIGTHDEVY; encoded by the coding sequence ATGAAACGTCCGCTTATTCGGTCCACGGCATTTATCCGCGCCGCAAAAAAGATGTTGCGAAAAAAGCCCCTTTTAGTCTCTGATATAAAAGAAGCCCTTGAAAAGCTCGAACAAGACGCCTATCATCCATACCTTAAAACTCACAAGCTGACAGGCAATCTCGCTGGTTCCTGGGCCTGCAGCGCCGGATATGATTTGCGTATTGTATTCAGTTTTGTAAAAGAAAAAGATAAAGAAGCTATTCTGCTTGAAACTATCGGAACGCATGATGAGGTTTACTAA